The genomic stretch ATCAGCGGAGTCCAGCTCACAGCATGGGGCTGGTTTGATTTTTGTCAGGCCTGGGTTCCGCCACCGTTGTTATCGGAAAACGCGTGATGGAGCTGTTTCGCTACACTCTGACGTTAAAGAAAAGTACCATTAACCCAATTTTTCTGCGCTAGTCGCAGTCGGTTTCGTAACACAGGTAAACAGAATGAAAAGAGCAGTGGTGGTTTTCAGCGGCGGACAAGACTCAACAACCTGTCTGATTCAGGCATTGAAGCAGTATGACGAAGTTCACTGCGTCACGTTTGATTACGGCCAGCGCCATCGTGCCGAAATTGAGATTGCACAAAAGCTGTCCGTTGAATTGGGTGCCCGTGCGCACAAAGTGCTGGATGTTGGCTTACTCAATGAACTGGCGGTCAGCAGCCTGACGCGCGATAACATCCCCGTTCCGAACTTTGGCGATGAAAATGACGGCGGCCTGCCGAGCACTTTCGTTCCCGGCCGTAATATTTTGTTCCTGACACTGGCAGCAATATATGCCTATCAGATCCAGGCAGAAGCCGTGATTACCGGCGTGTGTGAAACTGACTTCTCCGGTTATCCGGATTGTCGTGACGAGTTTGTGAAAGCGCTGAATACGGCGGTGTCGCTGGGTCTGGCGCGCGACGTGCGTTTCGAAACGCCGCTGATGTGGCTCAACAAGGCTGAAACCTGGGCGCTGGCAGATTATTATCAGCAACTGGATTTGGTGCGTCATCAGACGCTGACCTGCTACAACGGTATTGCGGGTGACGGTTGTGGCGAATGTGCCGCCTGCCATTTACGTGCCAACGGCCTGCAACAGTTCAAGTTGGATAAAGACGGTGTTACCGCCAGCCTGAAAAAGAAAACCGGTCTGCGTTAACGATCTGACGGCAGAGTTGCATGACGGGCGGCATCAACGCTGCCCGTTTTTGTTTTAACTTTGCAGCTTTAAATCAGTCGTTCTCCAGTTCCAGCTCGCGTAATCTTTCCAGTAACTCACCTTCCAGCGGCAACGCTTTTTGTGTACGCAGATCGATGCACACAAACGTCAGTGTGGCATCTGCCACCACTTCACCTTCACAGGTCACCACTTGTTCGAGAACTCCGCTTCGCCCGTTGAGTTGCTGCAGGCTGCTGTCGATACGCAGAACGTCGCCGAGCACTGCCGGTTTGCGGTAATTGATGTTGATATTCACCACGATGAAAGCGATTTTGTTTTCGCTCATCCACTGGAAACCGGACTGGGTATCCAGCCACTCCCAGCGTGCCGTCTCAAGAAATTCAAGATAACGCGCGTTGTTAACGTGCTGGTAAACGTCGATGTGAAAACCGCGAACTTTAATAAACGTATGCATAGTGGTTAAAAAACTCCTGATAATCGCCTGAGGCATACAACCAAACTGGTCTGATGTCTTTAGAGATTAGCAGAAGAAAACGGCGGCAACCGTTGGGGAATTGCCGCCGCGACATCCGTCACAGTTTCAGACGGTCCTTGTTACGTTCGAACAGTGCAGCACCGATCCCCGGCACTTCGCGCAGTTGCTCGACGTCGGTGAATTGCCCGAGTTCTTCGCGGTAGCTGATAATAGCCTGCGCCTTTTTCATCCCTACACCATTCATCACTTTGGCAAACTCTTCCGCTGTGCCTGTATTGATGTTGACGGTACTTTCATCTGTGACCGCCACCTGTTCCTTTTTCACCTGCGGGCCTGAGACTTTTCCCGCTGCCGTTACAGGCGCAGTGGTGGTCGTCGCTACGCTGCTGGTGGCATTCGGTGCCGCCTGCAACATCACCGGTAAAGTAGAAAGCCCCAGAGCCAGTGCAAACGAAAGTGAAGTAATGCCTAATTTTTTCATGCTGTATCCTCCATGTGTTTGACAGCACGGAGAGAGTGCACCAGGGCGAAACGGCGAACAATGGGCAACTTTCAAATATGGAAAA from Rahnella sikkimica encodes the following:
- the queC gene encoding 7-cyano-7-deazaguanine synthase QueC, with the translated sequence MKRAVVVFSGGQDSTTCLIQALKQYDEVHCVTFDYGQRHRAEIEIAQKLSVELGARAHKVLDVGLLNELAVSSLTRDNIPVPNFGDENDGGLPSTFVPGRNILFLTLAAIYAYQIQAEAVITGVCETDFSGYPDCRDEFVKALNTAVSLGLARDVRFETPLMWLNKAETWALADYYQQLDLVRHQTLTCYNGIAGDGCGECAACHLRANGLQQFKLDKDGVTASLKKKTGLR
- a CDS encoding YbgC/FadM family acyl-CoA thioesterase — protein: MHTFIKVRGFHIDVYQHVNNARYLEFLETARWEWLDTQSGFQWMSENKIAFIVVNININYRKPAVLGDVLRIDSSLQQLNGRSGVLEQVVTCEGEVVADATLTFVCIDLRTQKALPLEGELLERLRELELEND
- a CDS encoding ComEA family DNA-binding protein, encoding MKKLGITSLSFALALGLSTLPVMLQAAPNATSSVATTTTAPVTAAGKVSGPQVKKEQVAVTDESTVNINTGTAEEFAKVMNGVGMKKAQAIISYREELGQFTDVEQLREVPGIGAALFERNKDRLKL